The stretch of DNA TTGCTTACGTTGAAAACGGTACCCAATACTTCAATTTCATGATTACTTGTTTTAACTATGAATGGGTGATTTTTATCGTGGGCGACTTCAAAAATGCCCTCGCCCTCTATATAGACCTCTCTTGTTTTTCCTATAAAAGAAACAGGAAAAATTAATTTCGACCCAGAATTTAACCAAACTTTGCTACCATCAGCTAGCCTAATTTCAGATCGCTTTCCGTAAGGAACTATTAATGTATTAAAAACAATATTCTTGTCCTTTATAATATCTTGATTTACAGATTTTTCATTACCAATTTTAATTTCTTGACCTGTGCTTGAATACGCTATCGATGAGTTTTCATCATCTATTTCAATATCTTGATTACCATTTAATAACAATTTTACATTTTCGAGAGGCTCTAAATTCTTGCCTTCTGTAGTTCTAACAAAATTTTCAATTGAAAATTGGTTGTTATTGTTATTTATCTTATTAAATATTCCTACAGAGAAAAAGCCAACAACTGATGCCGCTGCTATACTGATAGCGTATTTCACAAATCTTTTTCTCTGAATATAGGTGTATATAGAATCTGTTACTCTATTTTTTAACTGATTTTTTTCATTATTTGAGAGATCTGTAAAGTTTGCATTATTAGACTCTTGCTTCTTCATCTTTTTAATTTAATAGGTTAAATACTTTTGAGATCAAGTGCGTAAAAGACATGATTCATCATCTAACTACTATAATAAGTAGACAATCGTCATTATATAGACACTTTTTTTAAATTTTTTAAAAAAAAATGTTTTGATAGAAGATTATAAGCATTGTTAAGTGCTTTCTCAGCACTTTTATTGCTCTATATATAATGGTTCTGGAAGTTTCAACAGATACGTTCATTATTTGTGCAATGTTTTCATATTCTCTTTCTTCTGTAAACCTTAAAAACAAACCTTGTCTTTGCTTTTTACTCAAGAAAGTGATAGCATTAGAAAGTTTTACTAACCGTTCATCTAAAAACTCTTTTTCAATCATTTTGTTTTCAAATGACTCAGAATAATTTTGCTTGTCATTTTTAATATGGAAGGCCTCTTCTGAAAGATATATGAGTTTTCCTTTTTCTGCTTTAAGAATTTTATTTTTTAAAGATCGTAATAGATAATATTTAACATTAGTAGTGAAAGCTAATTTTTTTCTATACTTATACAAATCTAAAAATAAATCATGAATACAATCCATGACATAGGCTTTGTCTGAAGACAATTGTATACCATAAGCAAATAAAATATCGATAAATAAATCGTATAAATCCCCTAAGGCTTTTGTATCTCCAGCCTTTAGTTTTTTCCATAAAATGCCATCAATGTTTTTAGGGTATCCCAGTTTTTTAAAATTTGAATTAAAAACTTAGTGTAAAAATAGCTACTTCATTACAATATACGGCTTTTTATATGTATTTTTTTAATTTCACATTAGTTATTGTATGAAAAATATGCTGTTTGACAAATACCAGCTAGTTTTATTTATACCACTTCCAAACGAAGGCTCATCGCGGCAATAGAGGTTATTTTGTTACGCGTGCAAATCAAGATATTATAGAAATACAAAATAGCGAGACTTTTTTTGTTATCGAATATGTCTCCACAAAAACCAAATTTCAATCGTGAGAAATGGCAAACTCTTGAAAAGGAAATAAGAAAACTTAACAATCGAGGTAAAGTCCTAGAAACCTCAGTCCTTACAGCTCCAGCTTTTCATTTTAATATAAAAATAGAGACTATTGGAGATAACATCAATGAATATGGTATTGATATACTCATACCACATGCTTTCGTTAAAAGTGTTTTAACTGAAGATATTAGAGGAAGGCTATCTCTTTAAGCATTTAAAATGGAGAACAATAAACTAGACGAACAGTTTCAAGGTTATCTTGTTTCAACATACGATGCTGAACAACTAGTTAGAGCTGATTCTGAGGTCATATTAGTGGGGGGGGATCTTCATGAACAAAAGAAAAACCTGAATAGCTAGTATAATAGCTCTACTTATATAGAATGTGAATCGTTTTTAACTACAAATCCATCCTCTTTTCGAGGAACAGAATAAAAAGGTTTGGAAAAACAGAATCATAACTTCTTACATACTCAGTTTTTTTGACTTATTTAAGCAAAAAAATAATTTAAATTATTTATGTTTTATTTTGAAATTCAATTGGTATAAACTAAAAATTAGAAGAAAATTTCATAAAAGACAATGTATTTATACTCCAAAGGCTGTCACAACAATGGTTCTTGAACCACCATAATTTCTATGTTCGCATAAATAAATGCCTTGCCAAACCCCTAAATTTAATTCACCTTTTGTAATGGGTATATTCACAGATGCTCCAAGTAATGATGCTTTAATGTGTGCTGGCATATCATCCGAACCTTCATAAGTGTGCTTATAATAAGGAGCGTTTTCTGGAGCTAGAACGTTAAAGTGTTTTTCAAAATCATCTCTTACAGTATAATCTGCATTTTCATTTATAGTTAAGCTAGCAGACGTATGCTTAATAAATACTTGTAATTGCCCAATGTTTATTTGCTTTATATCAGGAATAGCGTCTAAAATATTATTTGTAATTAAATGAAACCCTCTTGAACAGGCCTGTAATTTTATTTCCTTTTGAAAAAATTTCATATTAAATAACTTATGCACTTAACTAGAGCCAAATTATATATTATCATGCTTTTATTAAAATTATAACGCAACCATTTTATTCTTTTTTCATCTATATAGATAAATCCTAAATTTAAAAATCATGAAAAAGTATTTTCTAACCGCGATATTCAGTGCATTAATATTAACAGGGTGTTCTGTAGACAACAACAACCCTACCCCACAAGTTGTAATTGCCCATTGGAATTTAATTAAAACCACTGGTGGAGTTGCTGGTGTTAATCATACATTTCCTTTAAAAACCGTCATTTGGACTTTTGATGAAGCAAATTTAAAACTTACAGTTGTAAACAATAATACTGATGACACTAAACAGGATGCTTTAGATTCTGGAACTTATGACTATTCTGTGGCAAAAAATAATGACGATTCTTACCTTAGTATTAGTGAGAATGAATTTGGTGGATTTAAAATAACGTCGAGTCAACTTGTCATAGATCAAAATGACTTATCTCAAGGTAGTGGAGCAGATGGCTTTGTATATACGTTCCAAAAAACGCTTGAAACTGCTAACTAATACCATTTTTGGTTTAAAAGTATTCAAATAAAAAACAGTAATTTTTCGTTTAGGCAAAAAAGAAAACGCAATCATAACACTAGTTAAGATTAAGTTTTATTTTGAAGCATCAACGAAAAAGGGCAAATTTTAGTGGGTAATTTTAAATCAGAAATGGTATAATATAGTTTTTATTTATTATGTTTTCTGTTTCTTTTTCCTAGCGGCCGGAAACAGCACATTGTTTAAAATAAGCCTGTACCCTGGAGATGTTGGATGCAAATCTAATTCTGTTTTAGCATCCCCTACTCTATGTTGATAATCTTCGGGGTCATGTCCGCCATAAAAAGTAAAGAAACCTTTTCCTTTTATACCGTGAATGTATTTAGCTTCTCCATTCGATTTTGTTTCCCCCAGAACCAATACATTTGATTTTATTTCATCTCTTGTAAAAGATGTTGTCTGTCCCATAAAGCCTTTCACCAAAGCGGTATGATTTTGACACAACATGGTTGGGATAGGATCCCATTTTGCCGAAAACTCCATTAAAGAAAAGTAATCGGTTGTTCTGGTCACTCTACGTTTACGTGTCATATCTATTGAAGAAAACTCATATGCTATTGGGCTTCGTTCTAACGTGTAATTAGTAAACGCAAAGGTTTTATTATAATCAATTTTATTTTGATAAGCAGGGTCACTACCATCGCCATCAAACATAGGTTCACAGATATCTACACCTTCTGCAGACAAAGCAATATCAAAACTATCTGTAGCACTACACATGGCAAACATAAATCCACCACCAATAACATAATCTCTAATCTTTAAAGCGACATCTGATTTTTCTTGAGACACTTTATCATAACCTAATTTTGTTGCCAATGCTTCAGCATCCTTTTTTTCTTGAATATACCAGGAAGAAGCTCTATAAGCACCATAAAACTTACCATATTGTCCCGTAAAGTCCTCATGATGTAAGTGTAACCAATCAAACAGTAACAAACCATCATTTAATACTTCTTCATCATAAACAGTTTCATAAGGAATTTCTGCATATTGTAGCACCATAGTTACAGCATCATCCCAAGGCAACTTCCCTTTAGGTGTATACACTGCAATTTTAGGTGCTTTTTCTAAAATTACGGCTTCCATGTTTTTACTTGGACTACTTATGTCTTCTAAAATACTTTCTACTTTAGAATTCGAAATGACTTCAAAAGAAATACCGCGAATCTGGCATTCTCGCTGAATATCATCTGTATCTGGTAATAAAAAAGAACCGCCTCTATAATTTAAAAGCCATTTTACTTTTAATTCCTTATTGAGTGTCCAATAAGTAATACCATACGCTTTTAGATGATTCTTTTGGCTTTCTGCATCCATAGGTATAAGAATATATGAAGCATAGGTATTAATACCAATTAATATAAAAAATAAACTTATAAATAGCTTTTTCAATTTGAAGCAAAACTTTATGAGATTTCTCAGTCTTTCTTTCTTCGAAATGACTGAAACTCTTATTGAGACTGAAAGATACTTAAATATTCTTCTTTTTTTAATATGTTTAACAGAAGATTAATTTTTAAAATGGTACATCATTATCATCATCATCATTAAACGAACTCCCGAAAGCTTGATCTGGACTTGCTTTGAAATTATCTGTTTTAAAAGTATCATCATTAGCCGCGGCATTCATTTTAGAATGAAACTCAAAAGGCGAGTCAAAATCATCCAAATTATCAAACTTCCCTAAATGACCAATAAACTTTAAACGTATATTTTCTAAACCACCATTTCTATGTTTTGCCACAATAAACTCTGCTTGTCCTTCTGTTGGAGAGCGCTCTTCATCATCCCATTCTTCAATTTTATAATATTCTGGTCTAAAAATAAACGATACAATATCGGCATCTTGCTCAATGGCACCAGATTCACGTAAATCAGACAGTAAAGGACGCTTACTCCCTCCACGTGTTTCAACAGCACGCGATAATTGTGATAAGGCTATTACTGGAACCATTAATTCTTTAGCTAATGCTTTAAGGTTTCTAGAAATCATGGAAATTTCTTGCTCACGGTTTCCACCATGGCTACTACCACCAGTCATTAGTTGTAAGTAATCAATCATAATTAATTTAATACCATGCTGTGATGATAAACGACGTGCTTTTGCCCTTAAATCAAAAATGGATAGTGATGGTGTATCATCAATAAAAAGTGGTGCCTTTTCTAATCCTTTTACTTTTACATTAAGTTGCTCCCATTCATGCTTTTCTAATTTACCTGTACGTAATTTTTCGGATGATAAACCTGTTTCACTAGAAATTAAACGCGTAATTAATTGCACTGATGCCATTTCTAAAGAAAAGAATGCCACAGGTATATTCTGATCTACGGCAATATTTCTTGCCATAGAAAGCGTTAAAGCCGTTTTACCCATCCCTGGACGTGCAGCAATAATAATTAAATCGGATGGCTGCCAACCTGATGTTAGTTTATCTAGTTTGTTAAAACCTGTCGGAATACCACTAAGCCCTTCTTTATTTGAAATTTCTTCAATTTTCTTTTTGGCTTGGATAACTAAATCTTGAGCTGTTTCACTCGATTTTTTAATATTTCCTTGGGTTACTTCGTATAATTTTGCTTCAGCCTTATCTAATAAATCGAAAACATCTTTAGTTTCATCATAAGAATCTTCAATAATTTCACTAGATATTTTAATTAAGCTACGCTGAATAAATTTCTGTAAAATAATACGCGCATGGAACTCTATATGCGCTGAAGAAGATACTTTTTGAGTTAAAGAAATAAGATAAAAATCGCCTCCGGCTAATTCCAGCTTAGAGCTCTTCTTTAACTGTGTTGAAACGGTTAATAAGTCAACAGGTTCACTGTTTTCAAACAACTGAAAAATAGCTTCAAAAATATGCTGATGTGCTTCTTTGTAAAATGCTTCTGGGCTTAAAATATCGATAACTTCATCAACTCCTTTTTTATCAATCATCATAGCCCCGAGCACAACCTCCTCTAAATCAAGTGCTTGAGGTGGTATTTTTCCTTTCTCAAGATTAATAATGGTACTCTTATCAACTTTATATCCTTGAACTTGGTTAGGTTGTTTCATATCTACGAAAGTAATTAAAAAGAAAGGTTTTTTAAACAAAAAATGAATTAGGATTGCTCACTGGTCATTAACAATTTAACTGTTAATAACTTAAAAATATTGTTAATAAGCATAAAAAAATCCAAAACTATAGGTTTCAGATTTTATTATCTTATGGTTTTAAAAGGCTTACCCTTTATACACTCCCATATTTGCATATTTTTCCATTCGTTGAGATATTAAATCTGTTGGTGATAAGTTTTTTAGTGCCCCATAAGATTTTACTATAGCATTGCTTACTGCCAAAAATGTTTTTTCACGATCTCTATGTGCACCCCCAAGTGGTTCTTTAATAACGCCATCTACTACTTTTATCTTCATAGCATCTGTAGCGGTTAATTTTAAAGCTTCTGCTGCTTGTTCTTTATATTCCCAACTACGCCATAAAATTGAAGAACAGTTCTCTGGTGATATTACAGAATACCAAGAATTTTCTAGCATCAATACTTTATCTCCAACACCAATGCCTAAAGCACCACCTGAAGCTCCCTCACCAATCACAACAGTAATTATAGGAACTTTTAAACGTGTCATTTCTAAAATATTTCTAGCGATGGCTTCTCCTTGTCCACGTTCTTCTGCTTCTAAACCAGGATATGCACCTGGTGTATCAATTAAAGTAACAACTGGGATTCCAAATTTTTCGGCAGACTTCATTAAACGTAATGCTTTACGGTAACCCTCTGGGTTTGCCATTCCGAAATTTCTATATTGCCTAGTTTTAGTATTATAGCCTTTTTGCTGACCAATAAACATAAAACTTTGATCTCCTATCTTCCCTAAACCACCAATCATCGCTTTATCATCTTTTATATTACGATCACCATGTAATTCTAAAAATGAATCGCCACAGATCGCTTTTATATGATCTAATGTATAGGGTCTATTTGGATGGCGAGATAATTGCACGCGCTGCCATGGGGATAAGTTTTTATAAATATCCTTCTGAGCCTCTTTTAGTTTCTTTTCTATTTGAGAACAAGTTTCTGTAACATCTACATCACTTTCTTCTCCAATCACTCTACATTTTTGTAGTTGATCTTCTAGCTCTTTTATAGGGAGTTCAAATTCTAAATATTCCATAAGAATTTTGTTTTAGCCATTAATTTTAAGGTTAGCGTACAAATATAAAAACTTTAATTTTCTTAAACAGTTAACTATGCTTTCTTTTTAGTTTTCTTGAGTTTTTTAAGATGCCATTTAGGACTACGGTAGCTATAATCACTATAGCACCATAATAGAATGATGCACTCATTTGTTCTTTTTCCGGAAACAATATAATAGCCATAATGATACCGTAAACAGGTTCTAAATTGTAAGTAAGCACAACTGTATATGGGCTAATAAGTTTCATGACATAAACTGATGCAATAAAAGCATAGGCTGTACAAATAGATGCCAATATAAAAAGGTACACAAAATCGGAGGCGTATAAATTGAAAAAGTCTGAAGAAAATCCTTCACCAAAAAATAGAATATATATAGAAATGAATAATACACCACTTAAAAATTCATAAAACGAAATAACTGTTGCGGTATGTTGTGTTAAAAACTTGCCATTTAACACCGCAAATAATGAAGAAAAAAATGCTGATGAAATTCCTAAAAGGATCCCTGTAAGGTATTTTATTTCACTTTGTGTAATTATGAAAACGCCTATTATTACCATAACTCCAAACAGAATTTCATACCAAATGATGGTTCTCTTGTAAATTATAGGCTCTATAAAAGAAGCAAAAAAGGCCCCCGTTGAAAACATGGCTAATGCTATTGATATATTAGATTCGTCTATAGCACCAAAAAAAGTAATCCAATGCAAGGCTATTATGATTCCTGCTATTGAAAGCCTGAAAAGGGACTTTGGTGTGATCTTTAATTTAACTTTGGCTACTTTAATATAAATAAACATTAAAATAGATGCCATGACCATTCTATACCAAACTAAAGGAATCGCTTTTATTGTAATTAACTCACCAAGAATAGCAGTAAAACCAGCTATAAAAACTAAAAAATGAAGATGTAGATAATTTTTTAGCTTAGGTTTTTTATGAAACAATTTATACATTTTGACTTGCTCTTTTGCACATTAACTTCGTTAAAAAGCCTCTATTTAGCTATAGTTATATCTACGTTTTTTGTCTTGTAACTGCACAAAATACCATCGTCAATTCTGTGCATTTTATTTCAAAATAAGCCTTTAACGCTTGGCATTGTACAAAAGGTAAGCTGCTAAAATACCAAAAATGATATTAGGAAACCATACTGCAATCAGTGGTGGAAAATCAGATTGTTCTGCCATAACACCAAAAATCTTATCGAAAAACACAAAGACCATAGCGATACAAATACCAACGGCTAAATTAACCCCCATACCTCCTCGCCTTTTTATTGACGAAACTGCAACGGCAATGATTGTTAAAATAAATACCGAAACAGGTAAACTCCATTTTCTATATAAAACCAATTGAAAACGACCTACATTAGAAGATCCACGCGCTTCTTCTTTTGCTATAAAACGTTTTAAATCTCCATACATTTTAGTTTCTGCGGCATATATTACCGGAATAAGGTCATCTACATGAAAAGAAAAAAGGGTGTCTTTTTTTTGGATTCTTTCTATTTTATCTTCATTTTTACCAATATCTCTTTTAACATAATCAGTTAGTTTATACATAGTATCTTTCTCTATGTATTTTATTCTATTAGCTGTTATTTTAGTAACAAGCTCGTTTCTTTCGAAATGCTCTAGAGTAAAATTTCTTCCTTCTTTATTTTTAACATCAAAACTGCTCACATAAATAATCTCGTTATCATTTATTTGCCTGAATACATTCTTGTTATCTACAGCACTTCTACCTTTTTTTAAATATTTATAGCTAAAGTTGTTAAAGCCCTCGCTTGCTTTAGGTGCTAAAAATAACCCCAGAACAATAGCCAATACAGCAACCACAGAGGCGCCAATCATATAAGGTCTTAAAAAACGTGTAAAAGAAACACCAGAACTTAAAAAGGCAATAACTTCTGTGTTATTGGCAAGCTTAGATGTAAACCAAATAACCGATAGGAATAAAAATAATGGAAAAAGTAAGTGAGCAAAATAGATTGTAAAGTCTAAAAAATAAATCATGACTTCTCCAAAAGGGACTTCATTCTCCAGTATTTTACCAATCTTTTCAGCTAAATGTACTGTGATTCCAATAGGAATAAACAGCAGTAACATCATTAAAAATGTAAACAAATAGCGTTTTAATATGTACCAATCAAGAATTTTCATAAATATTATAAACGATTATCCATTTGTTTCACCATTTTGTCTTTCCATGTTTTAAAATCTCCTGCTAATATATGTTTTCTTGCTTCTCGAACCAACCATAGATAGAATCCTAAATTATGTATCGTTGCTATTTGCTTGCCAAGTAGCTCATTAACTGTAAATAAATGTCTTAAATAGGCTTTACTATATTCTGTATCTACAAATGTTATTCCCATATCATCGATAGGTGAAAAATCGTCTGCCCATTTTAAGTTTTTAATATTTATAGTGCCATGCGCTGTAAATAACATGCCATTTCTAGCATTCCTCGTTGGCATGACACAATCAAACATGTCTACTCCTAACGCTATATTTTCTAAAATATTGATTGGTGTCCCTACTCCCATTAAATAACGGGGCTTGTCTTCTGGTAAAATAGAACAAACCACATCGGTCATAGCATACATTTCTTCTGCTGGTTCTCCAACTGATAAACCACCAATGGCATTACCAACGGCACCAGAATTTGCAATATATTCTGCAGATTGTATACGCAAATCTTTATATGTGCTCCCCTGTACTATTGGAAAAAATGCCTGACTATAATCGTATTTTAAAGGTGTTTTTTCTAAGTGATTAATACATCTATCCAACCAACGGTGCGTCATGTGCATAGAGCGTTTTGCATAACTATAGTCGCAAGGATATGGTGTACACTCATCAAAAGCCATAATAATATCTGCTCCTATACTTCGTTGAATCTCCATAACATTTTCTGGCGTAAAAGTATGGTAGCTTCCGTCTATATGAGATTTAAACTTGACGCCTTCTTCTTTGATTTTTCTATTTGCTGACAAAGAATACACTTGATATCCGCCGGAATCTGTTAAGATATTCCTATCCCAATTCATAAATTTATGGAGTCCACCTGCCTTTTCAATGATATCAGTTT from Flavivirga spongiicola encodes:
- a CDS encoding DMT family transporter; the encoded protein is MYKLFHKKPKLKNYLHLHFLVFIAGFTAILGELITIKAIPLVWYRMVMASILMFIYIKVAKVKLKITPKSLFRLSIAGIIIALHWITFFGAIDESNISIALAMFSTGAFFASFIEPIIYKRTIIWYEILFGVMVIIGVFIITQSEIKYLTGILLGISSAFFSSLFAVLNGKFLTQHTATVISFYEFLSGVLFISIYILFFGEGFSSDFFNLYASDFVYLFILASICTAYAFIASVYVMKLISPYTVVLTYNLEPVYGIIMAIILFPEKEQMSASFYYGAIVIIATVVLNGILKNSRKLKRKHS
- the tgt gene encoding tRNA guanosine(34) transglycosylase Tgt; translation: MKFELKAKDAQSKARAGKITTDHGVIETPIFMPVGTVATVKGVHQRELKDDINPDIILGNTYHLYLRPQTDIIEKAGGLHKFMNWDRNILTDSGGYQVYSLSANRKIKEEGVKFKSHIDGSYHTFTPENVMEIQRSIGADIIMAFDECTPYPCDYSYAKRSMHMTHRWLDRCINHLEKTPLKYDYSQAFFPIVQGSTYKDLRIQSAEYIANSGAVGNAIGGLSVGEPAEEMYAMTDVVCSILPEDKPRYLMGVGTPINILENIALGVDMFDCVMPTRNARNGMLFTAHGTINIKNLKWADDFSPIDDMGITFVDTEYSKAYLRHLFTVNELLGKQIATIHNLGFYLWLVREARKHILAGDFKTWKDKMVKQMDNRL
- a CDS encoding asparagine synthetase B — its product is MKKLFISLFFILIGINTYASYILIPMDAESQKNHLKAYGITYWTLNKELKVKWLLNYRGGSFLLPDTDDIQRECQIRGISFEVISNSKVESILEDISSPSKNMEAVILEKAPKIAVYTPKGKLPWDDAVTMVLQYAEIPYETVYDEEVLNDGLLLFDWLHLHHEDFTGQYGKFYGAYRASSWYIQEKKDAEALATKLGYDKVSQEKSDVALKIRDYVIGGGFMFAMCSATDSFDIALSAEGVDICEPMFDGDGSDPAYQNKIDYNKTFAFTNYTLERSPIAYEFSSIDMTRKRRVTRTTDYFSLMEFSAKWDPIPTMLCQNHTALVKGFMGQTTSFTRDEIKSNVLVLGETKSNGEAKYIHGIKGKGFFTFYGGHDPEDYQHRVGDAKTELDLHPTSPGYRLILNNVLFPAARKKKQKT
- a CDS encoding LptF/LptG family permease is translated as MKILDWYILKRYLFTFLMMLLLFIPIGITVHLAEKIGKILENEVPFGEVMIYFLDFTIYFAHLLFPLFLFLSVIWFTSKLANNTEVIAFLSSGVSFTRFLRPYMIGASVVAVLAIVLGLFLAPKASEGFNNFSYKYLKKGRSAVDNKNVFRQINDNEIIYVSSFDVKNKEGRNFTLEHFERNELVTKITANRIKYIEKDTMYKLTDYVKRDIGKNEDKIERIQKKDTLFSFHVDDLIPVIYAAETKMYGDLKRFIAKEEARGSSNVGRFQLVLYRKWSLPVSVFILTIIAVAVSSIKRRGGMGVNLAVGICIAMVFVFFDKIFGVMAEQSDFPPLIAVWFPNIIFGILAAYLLYNAKR
- a CDS encoding FecR family protein; amino-acid sequence: MKKQESNNANFTDLSNNEKNQLKNRVTDSIYTYIQRKRFVKYAISIAAASVVGFFSVGIFNKINNNNNQFSIENFVRTTEGKNLEPLENVKLLLNGNQDIEIDDENSSIAYSSTGQEIKIGNEKSVNQDIIKDKNIVFNTLIVPYGKRSEIRLADGSKVWLNSGSKLIFPVSFIGKTREVYIEGEGIFEVAHDKNHPFIVKTSNHEIEVLGTVFNVSNYADDNAVNTVLQSGSVQISFKNNSFFNSKKSIKITPGTIAIYNKANKSLNTNEEDIEKYFSWREGIFIFKNDPLHIIMKKIARYYNIEIVINDASLANETFSGHLDVKDHVENVITTIKETTEFQYHIDDNKITIN
- the dnaB gene encoding replicative DNA helicase, whose translation is MKQPNQVQGYKVDKSTIINLEKGKIPPQALDLEEVVLGAMMIDKKGVDEVIDILSPEAFYKEAHQHIFEAIFQLFENSEPVDLLTVSTQLKKSSKLELAGGDFYLISLTQKVSSSAHIEFHARIILQKFIQRSLIKISSEIIEDSYDETKDVFDLLDKAEAKLYEVTQGNIKKSSETAQDLVIQAKKKIEEISNKEGLSGIPTGFNKLDKLTSGWQPSDLIIIAARPGMGKTALTLSMARNIAVDQNIPVAFFSLEMASVQLITRLISSETGLSSEKLRTGKLEKHEWEQLNVKVKGLEKAPLFIDDTPSLSIFDLRAKARRLSSQHGIKLIMIDYLQLMTGGSSHGGNREQEISMISRNLKALAKELMVPVIALSQLSRAVETRGGSKRPLLSDLRESGAIEQDADIVSFIFRPEYYKIEEWDDEERSPTEGQAEFIVAKHRNGGLENIRLKFIGHLGKFDNLDDFDSPFEFHSKMNAAANDDTFKTDNFKASPDQAFGSSFNDDDDNDVPF
- a CDS encoding secondary thiamine-phosphate synthase enzyme YjbQ, giving the protein MKFFQKEIKLQACSRGFHLITNNILDAIPDIKQINIGQLQVFIKHTSASLTINENADYTVRDDFEKHFNVLAPENAPYYKHTYEGSDDMPAHIKASLLGASVNIPITKGELNLGVWQGIYLCEHRNYGGSRTIVVTAFGV
- a CDS encoding acetyl-CoA carboxylase carboxyltransferase subunit alpha, with protein sequence MEYLEFELPIKELEDQLQKCRVIGEESDVDVTETCSQIEKKLKEAQKDIYKNLSPWQRVQLSRHPNRPYTLDHIKAICGDSFLELHGDRNIKDDKAMIGGLGKIGDQSFMFIGQQKGYNTKTRQYRNFGMANPEGYRKALRLMKSAEKFGIPVVTLIDTPGAYPGLEAEERGQGEAIARNILEMTRLKVPIITVVIGEGASGGALGIGVGDKVLMLENSWYSVISPENCSSILWRSWEYKEQAAEALKLTATDAMKIKVVDGVIKEPLGGAHRDREKTFLAVSNAIVKSYGALKNLSPTDLISQRMEKYANMGVYKG
- a CDS encoding RNA polymerase sigma factor, with protein sequence MGYPKNIDGILWKKLKAGDTKALGDLYDLFIDILFAYGIQLSSDKAYVMDCIHDLFLDLYKYRKKLAFTTNVKYYLLRSLKNKILKAEKGKLIYLSEEAFHIKNDKQNYSESFENKMIEKEFLDERLVKLSNAITFLSKKQRQGLFLRFTEEREYENIAQIMNVSVETSRTIIYRAIKVLRKHLTMLIIFYQNIFF
- a CDS encoding DNA/RNA non-specific endonuclease, translated to MSPQKPNFNREKWQTLEKEIRKLNNRGKVLETSVLTAPAFHFNIKIETIGDNINEYGIDILIPHAFVKSVLTEDIRGRLSL
- a CDS encoding lipoprotein translates to MKKYFLTAIFSALILTGCSVDNNNPTPQVVIAHWNLIKTTGGVAGVNHTFPLKTVIWTFDEANLKLTVVNNNTDDTKQDALDSGTYDYSVAKNNDDSYLSISENEFGGFKITSSQLVIDQNDLSQGSGADGFVYTFQKTLETAN